From Yersinia hibernica, a single genomic window includes:
- the lpxO gene encoding lipid A hydroxylase LpxO: protein MKYIVLLLFILCVAYVHFRGKVRYKFWRQLSDHSTFVSPLNVFMYLFSRVPSTPYLKQDLFPELAVLRDNWLKIREEGRALMEIQQIKASDKYNDAGFNSFFKTGWKRFYLKWYEDSHPSAMTLCPHTTTLLQGLPSVKAAMFAELPDGSRLPRHRDPYAGSLRYHLGLITPNDDRCFIDVDGTTYSWRDGEGILFDETYIHYAENQSGQDRLILFCDIERPMRYRWAQWVNHWLGRNLMSAATAPNEEGDRTGGVNRIFKYIYAVRKVGKRLKAWNRRIYYLIKWLLFGGIAALIFYAL, encoded by the coding sequence ATGAAATATATAGTGCTATTGCTCTTCATCCTATGTGTAGCTTATGTGCATTTTCGCGGCAAGGTTCGTTATAAATTCTGGCGTCAACTCTCAGACCATTCGACATTCGTTTCGCCACTGAATGTCTTTATGTATTTATTTTCACGAGTCCCCTCTACGCCCTATTTAAAGCAAGACCTTTTTCCCGAACTTGCCGTATTACGAGATAATTGGTTAAAAATCAGGGAGGAAGGCAGAGCATTAATGGAAATCCAGCAAATAAAAGCATCGGATAAATATAATGATGCCGGTTTTAACTCTTTCTTTAAAACGGGTTGGAAGCGCTTTTATTTGAAGTGGTATGAAGATAGCCACCCATCGGCAATGACGTTGTGCCCCCATACAACCACATTATTACAGGGCTTGCCCTCGGTGAAAGCAGCAATGTTTGCTGAATTACCAGATGGCAGCCGTTTACCTCGTCACCGTGATCCTTACGCCGGTTCTTTGCGCTATCATCTTGGTTTAATTACCCCGAATGATGATCGCTGTTTTATTGATGTGGATGGGACAACCTACAGTTGGCGTGATGGTGAGGGAATATTGTTTGACGAAACCTATATTCACTATGCTGAAAATCAGAGTGGGCAAGACCGGCTTATTTTATTTTGCGATATTGAGCGCCCAATGCGCTATCGTTGGGCACAGTGGGTTAACCATTGGCTAGGGCGAAATCTAATGAGTGCCGCTACCGCACCCAATGAAGAGGGGGACAGGACTGGGGGCGTCAATCGAATTTTTAAATATATCTATGCGGTACGTAAGGTGGGCAAACGTCTTAAAGCCTGGAATCGCAGAATATATTATCTTATTAAGTGGCTTTTATTCGGAGGCATTGCTGCTTTAATTTTTTATGCGCTGTGA
- a CDS encoding fimbrial biogenesis chaperone, producing the protein MRNLCLFLLMLSINPHASAGLVAASTRMIYQPESRERTLMLANTNDYPVVVQTWVDDGDVDSTPDQAKAPFMVLPAVFKMQPGAAQGLRIINKGDNLPSDRESVYWLNLYEIPPKSRRNTDAYAQVAMAMNTQMKIFYRPAGLTPQPAEAMKKVSFTLNKQNKEYVLTAHNPTPYHVSFGQIQLKNRQQSYTIAQEMNMMLAPFAERQYQFEHSPTSLSGEQTLDYVYFDDAGNQVKNSQLVKVTP; encoded by the coding sequence ATGAGAAACTTGTGCCTATTTTTATTGATGTTAAGCATTAATCCGCACGCCAGCGCGGGGCTGGTGGCGGCGTCAACCCGCATGATTTATCAGCCTGAATCGCGCGAGCGCACACTGATGTTGGCAAATACTAATGATTACCCGGTCGTGGTACAGACTTGGGTTGATGATGGCGATGTTGACAGCACACCAGATCAAGCCAAGGCCCCGTTCATGGTGTTACCGGCTGTATTTAAAATGCAACCCGGTGCCGCCCAAGGGCTACGTATTATCAATAAAGGGGACAATTTGCCGAGTGACCGGGAATCAGTTTATTGGCTGAATTTGTACGAAATCCCGCCGAAATCACGGCGTAACACCGATGCCTATGCCCAAGTGGCGATGGCCATGAATACACAGATGAAAATCTTCTATCGGCCAGCGGGATTAACCCCTCAACCGGCGGAAGCCATGAAAAAAGTCAGTTTTACCCTCAATAAGCAAAATAAAGAATATGTCCTCACTGCTCATAACCCTACGCCCTATCACGTTTCTTTCGGTCAGATTCAGCTCAAAAACCGGCAGCAAAGCTATACTATCGCGCAAGAGATGAACATGATGCTCGCCCCCTTTGCAGAGCGGCAATATCAGTTTGAGCATTCGCCAACATCACTTAGCGGTGAACAGACCTTGGACTATGTATATTTCGATGATGCTGGTAATCAGGTAAAAAACAGTCAGTTAGTCAAAGTGACACCGTAA
- a CDS encoding fimbrial protein has protein sequence MNPMTRQGANHPLCKPLFSGGWRLFFALSLLSSVLPGYAQCVWKGANIGGDNYGASLQLGNINVTSNYIQPVDSILASSIISLVPARFWSDPEAVIYECDLADKDSLFEVFATNGDSNVGGYSNMGDNYFQTFFPYTALKLIHVDSGIEFTRIWQQVPLKKYDMVGNKIQIKGKHFSQIRAELKKVGTVDRTPGPSSWGCSGPAADNYSGSYTCNQPNGYVVFMGPGMPVPETGYDSATNYQTWGSGRYMAFGMNTSPVSILTRKNTCVVRNVTPYVIFPIITVSELNDNQTRSADITVDIECQAGTESGINSGQTALGIQTSLPGYLIAQGLGLVNSAGGVSYLLSDHYGTDSRIATGVGISLSDSNGGPMNFVGWGGCVSNCASTASAGWYPVLSGANANGSHAAGFNSYSHNFTATLKKLPNGTPTAGKVDATAYVLVKIQ, from the coding sequence ATGAATCCTATGACACGTCAGGGTGCCAATCACCCCCTATGCAAGCCTCTTTTCTCCGGCGGTTGGCGCTTATTCTTTGCACTCTCGCTACTGAGTTCCGTGTTGCCCGGCTATGCCCAATGTGTTTGGAAAGGGGCAAATATTGGTGGCGATAATTACGGAGCCTCCTTGCAACTAGGCAACATCAATGTCACCAGTAATTATATTCAGCCCGTCGATTCAATTTTGGCGTCCAGCATTATTAGTTTGGTACCGGCGCGTTTTTGGTCCGATCCCGAGGCTGTTATCTATGAATGTGATCTCGCCGATAAAGACAGTTTATTTGAAGTATTTGCCACTAACGGCGACAGCAATGTCGGTGGCTATAGCAATATGGGCGACAACTATTTTCAAACTTTTTTCCCTTACACCGCGTTAAAACTGATTCATGTGGATAGTGGCATTGAGTTCACGCGAATCTGGCAGCAAGTTCCGCTAAAAAAGTATGATATGGTTGGCAATAAGATTCAGATTAAAGGCAAGCATTTCAGCCAGATCCGCGCTGAATTGAAAAAGGTCGGCACTGTCGACCGAACCCCCGGCCCCTCCAGCTGGGGCTGCTCGGGGCCAGCGGCAGATAACTATTCCGGTAGCTATACCTGCAATCAGCCCAATGGTTATGTGGTGTTCATGGGGCCGGGCATGCCAGTGCCGGAAACAGGCTATGATTCAGCGACAAATTATCAGACCTGGGGCTCAGGCCGCTATATGGCGTTCGGCATGAATACCTCGCCAGTTTCTATCCTGACGCGTAAAAATACCTGCGTTGTGCGCAATGTCACGCCCTATGTCATCTTCCCCATCATCACCGTCAGCGAACTCAATGATAATCAAACGCGCAGTGCGGATATCACCGTTGACATTGAATGTCAGGCCGGCACCGAATCAGGAATTAATAGCGGGCAAACCGCGCTCGGCATTCAAACTTCATTGCCAGGCTATCTGATAGCGCAAGGGCTAGGATTGGTCAATTCCGCAGGCGGTGTCAGTTACTTGCTTTCCGACCATTATGGTACTGACAGCCGCATTGCCACTGGCGTGGGAATCAGCCTCAGTGATAGCAATGGCGGGCCGATGAATTTTGTTGGCTGGGGCGGGTGTGTCAGCAATTGTGCCTCGACAGCCAGCGCAGGTTGGTATCCGGTGCTGAGCGGGGCCAATGCGAATGGCAGCCATGCTGCCGGTTTCAACAGCTACTCACACAACTTCACTGCCACCTTAAAAAAACTGCCTAACGGCACCCCAACCGCCGGTAAAGTTGATGCTACCGCCTATGTTTTGGTGAAAATACAATGA